TTAATTCATGCAATGGTTGTCGAGGGTCAAAACTTATAAACATATGAACATGGTCTGGCATTATTTCCAATGCTTTTATTTCTACATTTTTTTCTTTTGCTATATCATAAAATATTTGTCTTAAATCTTTTTCAACATTACCAATTAATACTTTACGTCTATATTTAGGACAAAAAACTATATGATATTGATTAAGATATACAATTCCGTTTTTATGAATATATTTATCATTCATTGGATATGCGCCACCTTTCAAATTATAATATATCATAACATTAGATATATGCCAAGTATCTAATTTGCATTGGGTCAAGATAAGCCTTCATCCCATGACTTAAGGCATGAGCTTTCGGCTAGGTTTTTGTAAAAATTAAAATCCCTCTTTAAGTATCCTTTATTTACTCCCTGATTGACCTCCTCTTCTGATCTTCTCTAATTTTTCCAATATATCGGGCTTTATCCGAGATATAACGTCATGGGTTTTGGAAGAGTAAGGTT
The Clostridiaceae bacterium DNA segment above includes these coding regions:
- the tnpA gene encoding IS200/IS605 family transposase; protein product: MNDKYIHKNGIVYLNQYHIVFCPKYRRKVLIGNVEKDLRQIFYDIAKEKNVEIKALEIMPDHVHMFISFDPRQPLHELIRYFKGTSSRILRNKYPELRSRIPSLWTRSYFCCTIGCVSEETIQKYIENQKNV